One Pseudochaenichthys georgianus chromosome 7, fPseGeo1.2, whole genome shotgun sequence DNA segment encodes these proteins:
- the rpl32 gene encoding large ribosomal subunit protein eL32: MAALRPLKNPKIVKKRTKKFIRHQSDRYVKIAKNWRKPRGIDNRVRRRFKGQMLMPNIGYGSNKKTKFMLPTGFKKFLVHNIKELEVLMMSNRTHCAEIAHNVSSKNRKTIVERAAQLAIKITNPNARLRSEENE; the protein is encoded by the exons ATGGCAGCCCTCAGGCCCCTCAAAAACCCCAAAATCGTCAAGAAGAGGACCAAGAAGTTCATTCGCCATCAGTCTGACAGATATGTGAAGATTGCG AAAAACTGGCGTAAGCCCAGGGGTATTGACAACAGAGTCCGCAGGCGGTTCAAGGGTCAGATGCTGATGCCCAACATCGGTTATGGTAGCAACAAGAAGACCAAGTTCATGCTGCCAACTGGCTTCAAGAAGTTCCTGGTGCACAATATCAAGGAGCTGGAGGTCCTTATGATGAGCAACAG GACTCACTGTGCTGAGATCGCCCACAACGTCTCATCCAAGAACAGGAAGACTATCGTGGAGAGAGCCGCCCAGCTGGCCATCAAGATCACCAATCCCAACGCCAGGCTCAGGAGCGAGGAGAACGAATAA
- the ssuh2rs1 gene encoding protein SSUH2 homolog isoform X1, with product MEYQPMFGEGNRTYGMANPGYMPAAEGGPALFAPPAAAPQGPSAPPASMFDSMPGYEGTVAGGGGGFLPPPMPAFPVPQPEPGPAQPSWNIPSISEDTARAAFVLFASSKCCYNSGPAKDGVITRMDAFNTYRYRLETFIESRSTEWSHEPYRGQPVDAFAQPPPGPWDVPAKAPTFFVDDQQIMKVPYTSSTKPCHVCVGMGCRPCKDCAGAGNKVCWVCNGSGFRHGDDRCHHCSGRGRENCNRCQGKGSMQCETCHGQQQLLVYINLTVKWTNNSENYVVEQSSGLQAEHLSKVSGKELFRDTQYLVYPLVGFPDPTVVNAAQRLVHDHQGKYSRTSRILQQRQTIELIPVTKVTYSWKGKSHIYFVYGNEFTVNADDYPATCCCTVM from the exons ATGGAGTATCAGCCTATGTTTGG CGAAGGGAACCGAACCTACGGAATGGCTAACCCCGGTTATATGCCAGCAGCAGAGGGGGGACCCG CTCTCTTCGCCCCACCCGCAGCTGCTCCCCAGGGACCCAGCGCTCCTCCAGCCAGCATGTTTGACAGCATGCCTGGCTATGAAGGAACAGTGGCAGGAGGAGGAG GTGGATTTCTGCCCCCTCCGATGCCTGCTTTCCCAGTTCCTCAGCCTGAACCTGGACCTGCACAACCAAGTTGGAA TATCCCATCTATATCAGAAGATACTGCCCGGGCGGCGTTTGTCCTGTTTGCCTCCAGCAAGTGTTGCTACAATTCAGGACCAGCTAAGGACGGTGTGATTACTCGAATGGATGCATTCAATACATACAGG taccGGCTGGAGACATTTATTGAATCAAGATCTACTGAGTGGAGTCACGAGCCATACAGAG GCCAGCCAGTGGATGCGTTTGCCCAACCACCTCCAGGACCATGGGACGTTCCTGCtaaagcccccaccttttttgTGGACGACCAACAGATTATGAAGGTTCCCTACACATCGTCAACAAAG CCCTGCCACGTTTGTGTCGGAATGGGGTGCAGACCTTGCAAGGACTGTGCTGGTGCTGGTAAC AAAGTTTGTTGGGTGTGCAATGGCTCTGGATTCCGCCACGGAGATGATCGATGCCACCACTGCAGTGGCAGAGGGAGGGAAAA ttgCAACCGCTGTCAAGGGAAAGGATCGATGCAATGTGAAACATGTCATGGACAACAACAGCTTCTGGTCTACATTAACCTGACTGTGAAATG GACCAACAACTCTGAGAACTATGTGGTAGAACAGTCCAGTGGGCTGCAGGCAGAACATCTCAGCAAGGTGTCCGGCAAGGAGCTTTTCAGGGACACTCAATACCTG GTGTACCCACTGGTAGGCTTCCCAGACCCTACAGTGGTGAATGCTGCACAGCGCCTTGTCCATGATCACCAAGGCAAATACTCCAGGACGTCACGCATTCTACAACAG CGTCAAACCATAGAGCTGATCCCTGTTACCAAGGTAACCTACTCATGGAAAGGGAAATCACACATTTACTTTGTTTACGGGAATGAGTTCACAGTGAATGCAGATGACTATCCTGCAACCTGTTGCTGTACTGTTATGTAA
- the ssuh2rs1 gene encoding protein SSUH2 homolog isoform X3 encodes MTSLFAPPAAAPQGPSAPPASMFDSMPGYEGTVAGGGGGFLPPPMPAFPVPQPEPGPAQPSWNIPSISEDTARAAFVLFASSKCCYNSGPAKDGVITRMDAFNTYRYRLETFIESRSTEWSHEPYRGQPVDAFAQPPPGPWDVPAKAPTFFVDDQQIMKVPYTSSTKPCHVCVGMGCRPCKDCAGAGNKVCWVCNGSGFRHGDDRCHHCSGRGRENCNRCQGKGSMQCETCHGQQQLLVYINLTVKWTNNSENYVVEQSSGLQAEHLSKVSGKELFRDTQYLVYPLVGFPDPTVVNAAQRLVHDHQGKYSRTSRILQQRQTIELIPVTKVTYSWKGKSHIYFVYGNEFTVNADDYPATCCCTVM; translated from the exons ATGACGT CTCTCTTCGCCCCACCCGCAGCTGCTCCCCAGGGACCCAGCGCTCCTCCAGCCAGCATGTTTGACAGCATGCCTGGCTATGAAGGAACAGTGGCAGGAGGAGGAG GTGGATTTCTGCCCCCTCCGATGCCTGCTTTCCCAGTTCCTCAGCCTGAACCTGGACCTGCACAACCAAGTTGGAA TATCCCATCTATATCAGAAGATACTGCCCGGGCGGCGTTTGTCCTGTTTGCCTCCAGCAAGTGTTGCTACAATTCAGGACCAGCTAAGGACGGTGTGATTACTCGAATGGATGCATTCAATACATACAGG taccGGCTGGAGACATTTATTGAATCAAGATCTACTGAGTGGAGTCACGAGCCATACAGAG GCCAGCCAGTGGATGCGTTTGCCCAACCACCTCCAGGACCATGGGACGTTCCTGCtaaagcccccaccttttttgTGGACGACCAACAGATTATGAAGGTTCCCTACACATCGTCAACAAAG CCCTGCCACGTTTGTGTCGGAATGGGGTGCAGACCTTGCAAGGACTGTGCTGGTGCTGGTAAC AAAGTTTGTTGGGTGTGCAATGGCTCTGGATTCCGCCACGGAGATGATCGATGCCACCACTGCAGTGGCAGAGGGAGGGAAAA ttgCAACCGCTGTCAAGGGAAAGGATCGATGCAATGTGAAACATGTCATGGACAACAACAGCTTCTGGTCTACATTAACCTGACTGTGAAATG GACCAACAACTCTGAGAACTATGTGGTAGAACAGTCCAGTGGGCTGCAGGCAGAACATCTCAGCAAGGTGTCCGGCAAGGAGCTTTTCAGGGACACTCAATACCTG GTGTACCCACTGGTAGGCTTCCCAGACCCTACAGTGGTGAATGCTGCACAGCGCCTTGTCCATGATCACCAAGGCAAATACTCCAGGACGTCACGCATTCTACAACAG CGTCAAACCATAGAGCTGATCCCTGTTACCAAGGTAACCTACTCATGGAAAGGGAAATCACACATTTACTTTGTTTACGGGAATGAGTTCACAGTGAATGCAGATGACTATCCTGCAACCTGTTGCTGTACTGTTATGTAA
- the ssuh2rs1 gene encoding protein SSUH2 homolog isoform X2 produces MEGQALFAPPAAAPQGPSAPPASMFDSMPGYEGTVAGGGGGFLPPPMPAFPVPQPEPGPAQPSWNIPSISEDTARAAFVLFASSKCCYNSGPAKDGVITRMDAFNTYRYRLETFIESRSTEWSHEPYRGQPVDAFAQPPPGPWDVPAKAPTFFVDDQQIMKVPYTSSTKPCHVCVGMGCRPCKDCAGAGNKVCWVCNGSGFRHGDDRCHHCSGRGRENCNRCQGKGSMQCETCHGQQQLLVYINLTVKWTNNSENYVVEQSSGLQAEHLSKVSGKELFRDTQYLVYPLVGFPDPTVVNAAQRLVHDHQGKYSRTSRILQQRQTIELIPVTKVTYSWKGKSHIYFVYGNEFTVNADDYPATCCCTVM; encoded by the exons ATGGAGGGGCAAG CTCTCTTCGCCCCACCCGCAGCTGCTCCCCAGGGACCCAGCGCTCCTCCAGCCAGCATGTTTGACAGCATGCCTGGCTATGAAGGAACAGTGGCAGGAGGAGGAG GTGGATTTCTGCCCCCTCCGATGCCTGCTTTCCCAGTTCCTCAGCCTGAACCTGGACCTGCACAACCAAGTTGGAA TATCCCATCTATATCAGAAGATACTGCCCGGGCGGCGTTTGTCCTGTTTGCCTCCAGCAAGTGTTGCTACAATTCAGGACCAGCTAAGGACGGTGTGATTACTCGAATGGATGCATTCAATACATACAGG taccGGCTGGAGACATTTATTGAATCAAGATCTACTGAGTGGAGTCACGAGCCATACAGAG GCCAGCCAGTGGATGCGTTTGCCCAACCACCTCCAGGACCATGGGACGTTCCTGCtaaagcccccaccttttttgTGGACGACCAACAGATTATGAAGGTTCCCTACACATCGTCAACAAAG CCCTGCCACGTTTGTGTCGGAATGGGGTGCAGACCTTGCAAGGACTGTGCTGGTGCTGGTAAC AAAGTTTGTTGGGTGTGCAATGGCTCTGGATTCCGCCACGGAGATGATCGATGCCACCACTGCAGTGGCAGAGGGAGGGAAAA ttgCAACCGCTGTCAAGGGAAAGGATCGATGCAATGTGAAACATGTCATGGACAACAACAGCTTCTGGTCTACATTAACCTGACTGTGAAATG GACCAACAACTCTGAGAACTATGTGGTAGAACAGTCCAGTGGGCTGCAGGCAGAACATCTCAGCAAGGTGTCCGGCAAGGAGCTTTTCAGGGACACTCAATACCTG GTGTACCCACTGGTAGGCTTCCCAGACCCTACAGTGGTGAATGCTGCACAGCGCCTTGTCCATGATCACCAAGGCAAATACTCCAGGACGTCACGCATTCTACAACAG CGTCAAACCATAGAGCTGATCCCTGTTACCAAGGTAACCTACTCATGGAAAGGGAAATCACACATTTACTTTGTTTACGGGAATGAGTTCACAGTGAATGCAGATGACTATCCTGCAACCTGTTGCTGTACTGTTATGTAA